One region of Primulina tabacum isolate GXHZ01 chromosome 1, ASM2559414v2, whole genome shotgun sequence genomic DNA includes:
- the LOC142512134 gene encoding uncharacterized protein LOC142512134, which yields MTHADISRRLVKWTTELGEYDIKYGPRTAIKAQALADFLIETLHVKVEDLWKVYVDGSSTGEGSGVRVLLIFPKGDEVKLAVRLDFRASNNGTEYEAILAGLRAARQVRAARVHIFSDSQLVANQMNGSYDVKNERLMEYVKSIEAAKELFTELVFKQIPREENEGAVTLAKMAISLHIWKSRDVVVQVELSSYSNSSPPELEDND from the coding sequence ATGACTCATGCTGATATCTCAAGAAGATTGGTGAAATGGACCACTGAACTGGGAGAATACGACATTAAATATGGACCCAGGACAGCAATCAAAGCACAGGCCTTGGCCGATTTCCTGATTGAGACTCTGCATGTAAAGGTAGAAGACCTTTGGAAGGTTTATGTAGATGGCTCATCCACCGGTGAGGGCAGTGGAGTCAGAGTGTTATTAATCTTTCCAAAGGGGGATGAAGTAAAATTGGCTGTAAGGCTAGACTTCAGGGCATCTAACAATGGGACAGAATATGAAGCGATTTTGGCTGGTCTAAGGGCAGCACGGCAGGTCAGAGCAGCTCGAGTTCACATCTTCTCTGATTCTCAGTTAGTGGCCAATCAAATGAATGGGTCTTATGATGTCAAGAATGAACGATTAATGGAGTATGTTAAGTCCATTGAGGCGGCCAAAGAACTTTTCACAGAACTTGTGTTTAAGCAGATCCCAAGGGAGGAGAACGAGGGAGCCGTCACCCTCGCTAAAATGGCAATCTCACTTCACATTTGGAAATCAAGAGATGTGGTAGTACAAGTGGAATTAAGCTCTTATTCGAACTCCTCACCTCCCGAACTTGAAGACAATGACTAG